The proteins below are encoded in one region of Candidatus Palauibacter soopunensis:
- a CDS encoding solute:sodium symporter family transporter codes for MTFRPLDVAAFLGFLLLVVGVSLYASRGRRDAAGYFLAGRNLPWWLIGFSLIASNISTEHFVGMAGRGYDIGLAIASYEWMAAVTLVLVGLFFLPRFLAAGIYTIPEYLEFRYDVRTRTLMAGFLLAAYVLVALATVLYSGALALESIFGLDVSAGIWLIGVLAGGYTIYGGLKAVVWSDLLQGVALLLGGVLVTVLGFRAMGGIGPFLEAADGKLHTVLPFNHPEMPWLAVFIGGLWIPNIFYWGLNQFITQRTLAARSLADGQRGLFLAGFIKLGIPFIIIFPGIMAAELFADQVTNPDQAYPVMMRELLPAGLTGLMFAALFGAVMSSLDSMLNSAATIFSVDLYKRHLRPAASSRRLMVVGRVTTGVLAVVACLWAPVVARAPSVFEYIQMFWGFISPGIVAAFLFGIFAPRTPPAAAFGGMVLGIPVYGLLLWLLPEVAFLHHMAITFLAISAYIVAVTAASPLDAPRRLPRAADGVDLTPAPRARFWAGCVITGAAVLYIIFW; via the coding sequence GTGACGTTCCGGCCGCTCGATGTCGCGGCCTTCCTGGGCTTTCTATTGCTGGTCGTGGGGGTGTCGCTGTACGCCTCGCGCGGGCGGCGCGACGCGGCGGGGTACTTTCTCGCCGGGCGCAACCTGCCGTGGTGGCTGATCGGCTTCTCGCTCATCGCGTCGAACATCTCGACGGAACACTTCGTGGGGATGGCGGGGCGGGGCTACGACATCGGGCTCGCGATCGCGAGCTACGAGTGGATGGCGGCCGTCACCCTCGTCCTCGTCGGACTCTTCTTCCTGCCCCGGTTCCTCGCGGCCGGGATCTACACCATCCCGGAATACCTCGAGTTCCGGTACGACGTCCGCACGCGCACCCTGATGGCCGGCTTCCTCCTCGCGGCCTACGTGCTCGTGGCCCTCGCGACGGTGCTGTACTCGGGCGCGCTCGCCCTGGAGTCGATCTTCGGCCTCGACGTGTCGGCCGGGATCTGGCTCATCGGCGTGCTCGCGGGCGGGTACACGATCTACGGCGGACTCAAGGCCGTCGTGTGGTCCGACCTCCTGCAGGGCGTGGCGCTCCTCCTCGGCGGCGTGCTCGTGACCGTACTGGGGTTCCGGGCCATGGGCGGGATCGGTCCCTTCCTCGAGGCGGCGGACGGCAAGCTCCACACGGTTCTCCCCTTCAACCACCCGGAGATGCCGTGGCTGGCCGTGTTCATCGGCGGGCTGTGGATCCCCAACATCTTCTACTGGGGACTGAACCAGTTCATCACGCAGCGGACGCTGGCGGCGCGCAGCCTGGCGGACGGGCAGCGGGGGCTCTTCCTCGCGGGCTTCATCAAGCTCGGGATCCCGTTCATCATCATCTTCCCGGGCATCATGGCGGCGGAACTGTTCGCCGATCAGGTGACGAACCCGGACCAGGCCTATCCGGTGATGATGCGGGAACTCCTCCCGGCTGGGCTGACGGGCCTCATGTTCGCGGCGCTGTTCGGGGCCGTGATGAGTTCGCTCGACTCGATGCTGAACTCGGCGGCGACGATCTTCAGCGTCGACCTCTACAAGCGGCACCTGCGGCCCGCGGCCTCCTCGCGGCGCCTCATGGTCGTGGGACGGGTGACGACGGGCGTGCTCGCGGTGGTCGCGTGCCTGTGGGCGCCGGTCGTGGCGCGGGCGCCGAGCGTATTCGAATACATCCAGATGTTCTGGGGGTTCATCTCGCCGGGGATCGTGGCCGCGTTCCTGTTCGGCATCTTCGCGCCGCGCACGCCGCCGGCCGCCGCCTTCGGCGGGATGGTGCTCGGGATTCCGGTCTACGGCCTCCTCCTGTGGCTGCTGCCGGAAGTCGCGTTCCTCCACCACATGGCGATCACCTTCCTCGCGATCAGCGCGTACATCGTGGCGGTCACGGCGGCGAGCCCGCTCGACGCCCCGCGCCGGCTGCCGCGCGCCGCGGATGGCGTGGACCTGACCCCCGCCCCGCGCGCCCGATTCTGGGCGGGCTGCGTCATCACAGGGGCGGCCGTCCTCTACATCATCTTCTGGTGA
- a CDS encoding tetratricopeptide repeat protein yields the protein MNERGRETDGGGPNADGSGPGDDAGRGRPVLRSILGAGQRRWLRFGLGVAVFMMANTLYLLANRLADGLGLEFFAVGENSLPQLFQAMVLTHTGVGLLLAAVMFGFLAAHLPTVWKRKHRASILTGIGMGLVGGVLVLTGLFILTAAASRENSWAWWAHVGSAVLIVSAYAGHRLVSYARPPGGRARRFALATGAVLVVLIAWHSLTHRGLQLTPEAEAALAQGLNEGPGGRDRDVSRFVDADFVPTGLVPPESPFFPAATTTSTGTYLPSRIITRTEAGELAAQAARERAARVRSEVERRGFAADELIGATQCVRCHPDVTAQWATSAHRFASFNNPFYTATIEDMREGSLEAGPEVIAHLREFGLEPDAAGRVKSKWCSGCHDPALMLAGAMDAPIDPATVEAQAGLTCLACHAIDRIHDNTGNGNYNIADEQEDPYLFADAEAGTLGAYLHDAALKAKPSVHMGQLLKPVHSTSEFCATCHKVSLTEPVNNYRWLRGQNEYDAWHDSGVARNASRTFYLPAAARVCQDCHMPPEEAPLGDVSAENGRVRSHRFLAVNTALPFLRGDTATIRRIEAFLRDEKLRVDIFAIRRGPGDDPEMGLDLSPPSVSPGETVMFEVVVRNQGVGHTFPGGTNDSNEGWLEFELVDAEGRRIAISGEVGADGHLDPMAHFFKSVILDREGRPIQKRNAQDIHVTAAVNVIGPGSADVAHYRITLPPDLPEGSLTARARLLWRKFDRAYTEFAFGANPAGFAEFDDVPDLPVTEIARDEVTIGVGGRVDPVAIEEQDEEIWVRYNDYGIALLMEGNDRLAERPFERVAEFFPDRVDGPLNLARMALIAGNLDDAFDNLERAETIEAGNPRVAWVWGGAHQEDGAYEASEAAYLAVLDAFPDDREAWFQLGRTRYLDRRYEAAVEAFDRTLAIDPEHRQAHYSRMLSLRALGRDGDAALGEAAFERYRIDEAAQAITRAYRAENPGVNLMAQDIHTHELRPIAPVGTAASPDRPASGGGGR from the coding sequence ATGAACGAACGCGGACGGGAGACGGACGGAGGAGGGCCGAACGCGGACGGATCCGGTCCGGGGGACGACGCCGGGCGGGGGCGGCCGGTGCTGCGCTCCATCCTGGGGGCGGGGCAGCGTCGCTGGCTCCGCTTCGGGCTCGGCGTTGCCGTCTTCATGATGGCGAATACGCTCTACCTGCTCGCGAACCGGCTCGCGGACGGGCTGGGGCTCGAGTTTTTCGCGGTGGGAGAGAATTCGCTCCCCCAGCTCTTCCAGGCGATGGTGCTCACGCACACCGGCGTCGGGCTCCTGCTGGCCGCGGTCATGTTCGGGTTCCTCGCGGCGCACCTGCCGACGGTGTGGAAGCGGAAGCACCGCGCCTCGATTCTGACCGGAATCGGGATGGGGCTCGTGGGCGGCGTCCTCGTCCTCACGGGACTCTTCATCCTCACCGCGGCGGCGAGCCGGGAGAACAGCTGGGCCTGGTGGGCGCACGTGGGGAGCGCCGTCCTCATCGTCTCCGCCTACGCCGGGCACCGGCTCGTGAGCTACGCGCGTCCGCCGGGCGGGCGGGCGCGCCGCTTCGCGCTCGCCACCGGCGCCGTCCTCGTCGTCCTCATCGCCTGGCACAGCCTCACGCACCGCGGGTTGCAGCTCACGCCGGAGGCCGAGGCCGCGCTCGCCCAGGGCCTGAACGAGGGACCGGGGGGCCGCGACCGCGACGTGTCGCGCTTCGTCGACGCCGACTTCGTCCCGACGGGGCTCGTGCCGCCCGAAAGTCCGTTCTTCCCAGCCGCGACGACGACGAGCACGGGGACCTATCTGCCCTCCCGCATCATCACCCGCACGGAGGCGGGGGAACTCGCCGCGCAGGCGGCTCGCGAGCGCGCGGCACGTGTCCGCTCCGAGGTGGAACGGCGGGGGTTCGCGGCGGACGAACTCATCGGCGCGACCCAGTGCGTGCGCTGCCACCCCGACGTGACGGCCCAGTGGGCGACCTCCGCGCACCGCTTCGCCTCCTTCAACAACCCCTTCTATACGGCGACGATCGAGGACATGCGGGAGGGGTCGCTGGAGGCGGGGCCCGAGGTGATCGCGCACCTGCGGGAGTTCGGGCTCGAGCCGGACGCGGCGGGGCGCGTGAAGAGCAAGTGGTGCAGCGGCTGCCACGACCCGGCGCTCATGCTCGCCGGCGCCATGGACGCGCCCATCGACCCGGCCACGGTCGAGGCGCAGGCAGGACTCACCTGCCTCGCCTGCCACGCGATCGACCGCATCCACGACAACACCGGCAACGGCAACTACAACATCGCCGACGAGCAGGAGGACCCCTACCTGTTCGCGGACGCCGAGGCCGGCACGCTCGGGGCGTATCTGCACGACGCGGCGCTCAAGGCGAAGCCCTCCGTCCACATGGGACAGCTCCTCAAGCCCGTGCATTCGACGTCGGAGTTCTGCGCCACCTGCCACAAGGTGAGCCTCACGGAGCCCGTGAATAACTACCGCTGGCTGCGGGGACAGAACGAGTACGACGCATGGCACGACAGCGGGGTGGCCCGGAACGCCTCGCGCACCTTCTACCTCCCCGCGGCCGCGCGCGTGTGCCAGGACTGTCACATGCCGCCGGAGGAGGCGCCGCTCGGCGACGTGTCGGCCGAGAACGGGCGCGTGCGCTCGCACCGGTTCCTGGCGGTGAACACGGCGCTTCCGTTCCTGCGCGGGGACACGGCGACGATCCGCCGCATCGAGGCGTTCCTGCGGGACGAGAAGCTGCGGGTCGACATCTTCGCCATCCGGCGCGGCCCCGGCGACGATCCCGAGATGGGGCTCGATCTCTCGCCGCCGAGCGTATCCCCGGGGGAGACGGTGATGTTCGAGGTCGTGGTCCGGAACCAGGGCGTGGGCCACACCTTCCCCGGCGGGACGAACGACTCCAACGAGGGCTGGCTCGAGTTCGAACTGGTGGATGCCGAGGGACGGCGGATCGCGATCAGCGGCGAGGTCGGCGCGGATGGGCACCTCGATCCGATGGCGCATTTCTTCAAGTCGGTGATCCTCGACCGCGAGGGGCGCCCCATCCAGAAGCGGAACGCGCAGGACATCCATGTGACGGCGGCGGTGAACGTGATCGGCCCCGGGAGCGCGGACGTCGCCCACTACCGGATCACGCTCCCGCCCGACCTCCCCGAGGGCTCGCTGACGGCGCGGGCGCGCCTCCTGTGGCGGAAGTTCGACCGCGCCTACACGGAGTTCGCGTTCGGGGCCAACCCGGCGGGGTTCGCGGAATTCGATGACGTCCCGGACCTGCCGGTGACCGAGATCGCCCGCGACGAGGTCACGATCGGCGTGGGCGGCCGCGTGGATCCGGTGGCGATCGAGGAGCAGGACGAGGAGATCTGGGTCCGCTACAACGACTACGGGATCGCTCTCCTCATGGAGGGGAACGACCGGCTCGCCGAGCGCCCCTTCGAGCGCGTGGCGGAGTTCTTCCCGGACCGGGTGGACGGGCCGCTCAACCTGGCGCGCATGGCGCTCATCGCCGGCAACCTCGACGACGCGTTCGACAACCTCGAGCGGGCCGAAACCATCGAAGCGGGCAACCCGCGCGTGGCCTGGGTATGGGGTGGCGCGCATCAGGAGGACGGCGCGTACGAGGCCTCCGAGGCGGCGTACCTTGCGGTGCTCGACGCCTTCCCGGACGATCGCGAGGCTTGGTTCCAGTTGGGACGGACGCGATACCTTGACCGCCGGTACGAGGCGGCGGTCGAGGCGTTCGACCGGACGCTGGCCATCGATCCCGAGCACCGGCAGGCGCACTACAGCCGCATGCTCAGCCTGCGGGCGCTGGGACGCGACGGGGACGCGGCGCTGGGCGAGGCGGCGTTCGAGCGTTACCGGATCGACGAGGCGGCGCAGGCGATCACGAGGGCTTACAGGGCGGAGAACCCCGGCGTGAACCTGATGGCACAGGACATCCACACGCACGAACTGCGGCCGATCGCACCGGTGGGGACCGCGGCGTCCCCGGACCGGCCGGCGAGCGGCGGCGGAGGTCGATGA
- the trxB gene encoding thioredoxin-disulfide reductase produces MSTENVVIIGSGPAAWTAAIYAARANLNPLVFEGAGSRTMIPGGQLMFTTDVENYPGFPEGVSGIDMMLDFKKQALRFDTRVFTEDIVEVDFSDRPFLLRSSGGQEVRAETVIVATGANARWLGVPGEERLAQSGGGVSACAVCDGALPVFRDQVLAVVGGGDSAMEEALYLTKFASEVLLIHRRDELRASQIMQERAFASDKIRFLWNRTVEEVFGDDAISGLRLRDTVTGETSEVQVGGMFVAIGHIPNTAFLRGQVDLKENGYVDMPTPWRTETNVPGVFAAGDVMDDYYRQAVSAAGTGCMAALDAERFLAHNGSSG; encoded by the coding sequence ATGAGTACAGAAAACGTCGTCATCATCGGCTCGGGCCCCGCCGCGTGGACGGCGGCCATCTATGCGGCCCGGGCGAATCTGAATCCCCTCGTGTTCGAGGGCGCGGGGAGCCGCACCATGATCCCCGGCGGGCAGCTCATGTTCACGACGGACGTGGAGAATTATCCCGGTTTCCCCGAAGGGGTTAGCGGCATCGACATGATGTTGGACTTCAAGAAGCAGGCGCTGCGTTTCGACACGCGTGTCTTCACCGAGGACATCGTGGAGGTCGACTTCTCCGATCGACCCTTCCTGCTCCGTTCCTCCGGGGGCCAGGAGGTGCGCGCCGAGACCGTGATCGTGGCCACGGGCGCCAACGCGCGCTGGCTCGGCGTGCCGGGCGAGGAGCGGCTCGCGCAGAGCGGCGGCGGGGTGTCCGCGTGCGCGGTGTGCGACGGCGCCCTGCCCGTCTTCCGGGACCAGGTCCTCGCCGTCGTGGGCGGCGGTGACAGCGCGATGGAGGAAGCGCTCTACCTCACGAAGTTCGCGAGCGAGGTGCTGCTCATCCACCGGCGCGACGAACTGCGGGCGTCGCAGATCATGCAGGAGCGGGCGTTCGCCAGCGACAAGATCCGCTTCCTGTGGAACCGGACCGTGGAGGAGGTGTTCGGAGACGACGCGATCTCGGGGCTGCGCCTGCGGGACACGGTGACGGGCGAGACGTCGGAGGTCCAGGTAGGCGGCATGTTCGTGGCCATCGGCCACATCCCCAACACGGCGTTCCTGCGGGGCCAGGTCGACCTCAAGGAGAACGGCTACGTGGACATGCCCACGCCGTGGCGCACGGAGACGAACGTGCCCGGCGTGTTCGCGGCGGGCGACGTCATGGACGACTACTACCGGCAGGCCGTCTCGGCGGCCGGCACCGGCTGCATGGCCGCCCTGGACGCCGAGCGCTTCCTGGCCCACAACGGCAGCAGCGGCTGA
- a CDS encoding DUF885 domain-containing protein, translating into MTSTRNRNCLPGGAAGRAALLILIAGGITACERGSAETAEAAPISDLSALSDRFWDAYLSWNPLQATYLGEHRLSDRVRDISPSGRNNRRREVGALMGALAAIDLASLPPGNRLTSLALDHQLSAEVAEQTCDLEVWVVDHREGFQLDFLNIVGAQPLETPVDGERMIRRWNAFADYIDDYISNLRTGLETGRVAARASVNRTIVQLDALLERPVEEWPIYAPAGTRLDAWPEGTRHDFRAGIREAASERIRPAYARLRDFLRDELYPHSRTGAAIGLSSLPGGSACYEAMIRNFTTLELTPAEIHAQGLAELERIHDELRTLGQEVLGASDLKEIQQRLRSDPEMFFRWPGEIVQMAEEAYARAALVMPDWFGTPPVTEMVIRPIPLYEAPQSVLAYYREPAPDGSRPGTYYVNTYRPEIRPRYQADVLSFHEAIPGHHLQTAIAQEVAGLPEFRKHLGSVAFVEGWALYAERLADEMGLYADDLSRIGLASYDAWRASRLVVDTGIHAFGWTREEAIDFVRENTLLAEVNIENEVDRYITSPAQALTYKLGQLEISRLRAKAEATLGEAFSIAEFHDRVLENGALSLPALGDAIESWLAETASQ; encoded by the coding sequence ATGACGTCAACCCGCAACAGGAACTGCCTTCCGGGTGGAGCGGCGGGACGGGCCGCGCTTCTGATCCTCATCGCGGGCGGGATCACGGCGTGCGAGCGGGGATCGGCCGAGACCGCGGAGGCGGCCCCGATCAGCGACCTGTCGGCGCTCAGCGACCGCTTCTGGGACGCCTACCTGTCCTGGAACCCGCTGCAGGCGACCTATCTCGGAGAGCACCGCCTCAGCGATCGCGTTCGCGACATCTCGCCGTCGGGGCGCAACAATCGCCGTCGCGAGGTTGGTGCCCTCATGGGTGCGCTCGCGGCCATCGACCTCGCGTCGCTGCCGCCCGGGAATCGGCTGACATCCCTCGCGCTCGACCATCAGCTCTCGGCGGAGGTCGCCGAGCAGACGTGCGACCTCGAGGTCTGGGTGGTGGACCACCGCGAAGGTTTCCAGCTCGACTTCCTCAACATCGTCGGCGCCCAGCCGCTCGAGACGCCGGTCGACGGCGAGCGCATGATCCGGCGCTGGAACGCGTTCGCGGACTACATCGACGACTACATCTCGAACCTCCGCACCGGCCTCGAGACAGGGCGGGTCGCGGCGCGCGCGTCGGTGAATCGGACAATCGTGCAGCTCGACGCCCTCCTCGAACGACCCGTGGAGGAATGGCCGATCTACGCTCCGGCGGGGACGCGACTCGATGCGTGGCCGGAAGGGACGCGCCACGACTTCCGGGCCGGCATCCGCGAGGCCGCTTCCGAGCGCATCCGGCCGGCCTACGCGAGACTCCGCGACTTTCTGCGCGACGAACTCTATCCGCACTCGCGCACGGGTGCGGCGATCGGACTCTCCAGCCTGCCGGGCGGCAGCGCCTGCTACGAGGCGATGATCCGCAACTTCACGACGCTCGAACTGACGCCGGCCGAGATCCACGCGCAGGGCCTGGCGGAGTTGGAGAGGATCCACGACGAGTTGCGGACGCTCGGGCAGGAAGTCCTCGGCGCCTCCGATCTGAAGGAGATTCAGCAGCGGCTGCGGTCGGATCCCGAGATGTTCTTCCGCTGGCCCGGCGAGATCGTGCAGATGGCCGAGGAGGCGTACGCGCGGGCGGCCCTCGTCATGCCCGACTGGTTCGGCACGCCACCGGTGACGGAGATGGTGATCCGTCCGATCCCCCTGTACGAGGCACCCCAGAGCGTGCTCGCCTACTACCGGGAGCCGGCGCCGGATGGATCGCGCCCCGGCACGTACTATGTGAACACGTACCGGCCGGAGATCCGGCCCCGGTACCAGGCCGACGTACTGAGCTTCCACGAGGCGATTCCGGGGCATCACCTCCAGACGGCGATCGCCCAGGAGGTCGCGGGTCTGCCCGAGTTCCGCAAGCACCTCGGCTCGGTGGCCTTCGTCGAGGGCTGGGCGCTGTACGCGGAGCGGCTCGCCGATGAAATGGGCCTTTACGCGGACGACCTGAGTCGCATCGGCCTCGCCTCCTACGATGCGTGGCGGGCCAGCCGGCTCGTCGTCGACACCGGCATCCACGCCTTCGGCTGGACCCGGGAGGAGGCGATCGACTTCGTCCGCGAGAACACGCTGCTCGCCGAGGTGAACATCGAAAACGAGGTGGACCGCTACATCACCTCGCCCGCCCAGGCGCTCACCTACAAGCTGGGGCAGCTCGAGATCTCGCGGTTGCGCGCGAAGGCGGAAGCCACGCTCGGTGAGGCCTTCTCCATCGCGGAGTTCCACGACCGGGTGCTGGAGAACGGCGCGCTCAGTCTTCCCGCGCTCGGCGACGCGATCGAGAGCTGGCTCGCGGAGACCGCCAGCCAGTAG
- a CDS encoding OsmC family protein has protein sequence MLGTLNGALEVRGIRLAPEDIAAEAEGIMRLRDRMPLLEEIVVHYRLRIPAEARETVDRALAGHGAKCPTARSLEGAIKVTWTADIEETPAPS, from the coding sequence ATGCTGGGCACGCTCAACGGCGCACTGGAAGTGCGCGGCATCCGCCTGGCCCCCGAGGACATCGCCGCCGAAGCGGAGGGCATCATGCGCCTCCGCGACCGCATGCCGCTGCTCGAGGAGATCGTCGTCCACTACCGGCTCCGCATCCCCGCCGAGGCCCGGGAGACGGTGGACCGCGCCCTCGCCGGCCACGGCGCGAAGTGCCCCACCGCCCGCTCGCTGGAGGGCGCGATCAAGGTGACGTGGACCGCCGACATCGAAGAGACCCCCGCTCCATCGTGA
- a CDS encoding alpha/beta fold hydrolase, whose amino-acid sequence MKNLPAFEPPPGLRNPHVQTVVGRVVRRRFEPRYDRVRLDTDDGDFIDLDLWRGPEDAAGLCLLLHGLEGSARSGYMVTTSEALAAAGIQAVALNFRSCSGEPNRLPGAYHSGRTDDIERALDWLAGRFPGLPRTAIGFSLGGNALLNLLGREGGGRGLVAAAAVSVPYDLESSADALQRGMGRLYGRRFLRSLREKAREKAVRFPDVVAPEAARARTIREFDDRLTAPVHGFRDAADYYARCSAKRFVGPVDLPMLLVHARDDPLAPGSSVPVETIRRRPNLSLELTERGGHLGFVDRGHGNGRAGARTGWLEETVSRYISRAIQRTTHRDSGVF is encoded by the coding sequence TTGAAGAATCTGCCGGCGTTCGAGCCGCCGCCGGGGCTCCGGAATCCTCACGTGCAGACCGTGGTGGGACGGGTCGTGCGCCGGCGCTTCGAGCCGCGGTACGACCGGGTTCGGCTCGACACGGACGACGGCGACTTCATCGATCTCGATCTGTGGCGGGGACCGGAAGACGCCGCGGGCCTGTGCCTCCTCCTCCACGGGCTCGAGGGCAGCGCGCGCTCCGGCTACATGGTGACGACGAGCGAGGCGCTGGCGGCCGCCGGCATCCAGGCCGTCGCGCTCAACTTCCGTTCGTGCAGCGGGGAGCCGAACCGTCTGCCGGGCGCCTACCACTCGGGTCGGACGGACGACATCGAGCGTGCGCTGGACTGGCTGGCGGGGCGTTTCCCGGGTCTCCCGCGGACCGCGATCGGGTTCTCGCTGGGCGGGAACGCGCTCCTCAACCTGCTCGGACGGGAGGGCGGCGGCCGGGGTCTCGTCGCCGCGGCCGCCGTGTCGGTCCCCTACGACCTCGAGTCCAGCGCCGACGCCCTGCAGCGCGGAATGGGGCGCCTGTACGGCCGGCGCTTCCTCCGCAGCCTGCGGGAGAAGGCCCGCGAGAAGGCGGTGAGGTTCCCGGACGTCGTGGCGCCCGAGGCGGCGAGGGCGCGCACGATTCGCGAGTTCGACGACCGGCTCACGGCGCCGGTCCACGGCTTTCGCGACGCCGCCGACTACTACGCGCGCTGCAGCGCGAAGCGTTTCGTGGGCCCCGTGGACCTTCCCATGCTCCTCGTCCACGCGCGGGACGACCCGCTCGCCCCGGGGAGTTCGGTACCCGTCGAAACGATCCGGCGTCGTCCGAATCTCTCCCTGGAACTGACGGAGCGGGGAGGGCATCTCGGCTTCGTGGACCGGGGGCACGGGAATGGGCGGGCCGGCGCGCGAACCGGCTGGCTGGAGGAGACGGTTTCCCGCTACATCTCGCGGGCGATCCAACGGACAACGCATCGGGATTCCGGAGTGTTTTAA
- a CDS encoding alpha/beta hydrolase: MSRPFLHQYTVAEAGSRRWLHVLHGIYGTGRNWASFARRLIARRPEWGVVLVDLRLHGHSPGFEPPHTLAACVHDVLELSESLGRPVDAILGHSFGGKVALMVAAAAAPGQTWVIDATPSRRSPGGGAARLLDVIRRHPGPFAKRGDAVSLAEAEGFASPVAHWLATNLVLADAGYRWRLDPDAAEELLADYFRRDLWDVIETPVPPSEIHVVRAAQSDILSADDIGRFRAAALNGRVYLHELAGGHWLHVDNPDGLPDLVSAHL, from the coding sequence GTGTCTCGACCATTCCTGCACCAGTACACCGTCGCGGAGGCGGGTTCCCGGCGCTGGCTCCACGTGCTGCACGGCATCTACGGTACCGGCCGCAACTGGGCTTCGTTCGCCCGCCGGCTCATCGCGCGACGTCCCGAATGGGGGGTCGTGCTCGTGGATCTGCGGCTGCACGGGCACTCCCCGGGCTTCGAGCCGCCGCACACCCTTGCCGCGTGCGTGCACGACGTGCTCGAACTCTCGGAGTCGCTCGGACGGCCCGTGGACGCCATCCTCGGGCACTCCTTCGGCGGCAAGGTGGCGCTGATGGTGGCGGCGGCCGCGGCGCCCGGCCAGACGTGGGTGATCGACGCGACGCCTTCCCGCCGCTCGCCCGGCGGCGGAGCCGCCCGGCTGCTGGACGTGATTCGCCGGCACCCGGGGCCCTTCGCGAAGAGGGGTGACGCCGTATCCCTGGCGGAGGCCGAGGGGTTCGCCTCGCCCGTCGCGCACTGGCTGGCGACCAACCTCGTCCTCGCCGACGCGGGCTATCGGTGGCGCCTCGATCCCGACGCGGCCGAAGAGTTGCTCGCGGACTACTTCAGGCGCGACCTCTGGGACGTCATCGAGACACCCGTCCCCCCATCGGAAATCCACGTCGTGCGGGCCGCGCAGTCGGACATCCTCTCGGCGGACGATATCGGGCGATTCCGGGCGGCGGCCCTGAACGGCCGCGTGTATCTCCACGAACTCGCGGGCGGCCACTGGCTGCACGTGGACAACCCGGACGGACTCCCGGACCTCGTCTCCGCGCACCTCTGA